One Odontesthes bonariensis isolate fOdoBon6 chromosome 17, fOdoBon6.hap1, whole genome shotgun sequence genomic window carries:
- the LOC142366579 gene encoding uncharacterized protein LOC142366579, translated as MASGFCDSCSRMLREFAAHLRRLWGELEHKIREVFREIVRCTCFTPERRTAHDLSSLPLMCDDETQLLSQGSLQALSRLAASQNHDLQMCAAMSYLHISHHLTSPLPRAFIDPVMALLLSTDLDVQKTISLALVNLLVKNNVCKELVIEMGMLAPILELFQSGDPAAQCHSCACVAMLASSESNRDAFLADGIIPLLALAKSYDPKVQQIATWALLHLTQSDWSTRILCQAGAIPVLVLLLQSSDSEVQFYSCTALCRIASIQEHHPKLLSIGSHYLAKSLLTLMSSSVQKNSAQACRCLQILSKNVLVQEQLMELNCVLPLKALLKTSTPMWIESALTLLSTLSVHPPNNDILVNEGFLEEICLLLLNPRSTSVIITHSCKIITDLCGSCMDEQAVMESLCLSALLRALLSSSLSDETLQHVTSCLHHLMTWDLLRTELSTTVTPEQVSRLVKLAEQTGSSQLAYNCAAIISRFEMTEEIVQLLRPHYITMSKYLLLFLKNEGIEFQQLGIDTMVKLKRDGDFASLLANSELDVQFWKVHVQAEETRQLLPMTLPPSLSSVNS; from the exons ATGGCTTCGGGCTTTTGTGACAGCTGCTCCCGAATGCTGAGGGAATTTGCAGCTCATTTGAGGAGACTTTGGGGAGAGCTCGAGCACAAAATCAGGGAAGTTTTCAGAGAAATTGTCCGGTGCACCTGTTTCACACCTGAGAGGAGGACGGCTCATGATTTGTCGTCATTACCCCTCATGTGTG ATGATGAAACTCAACTTCTCAGTCAGGGAAGCCTTCAAGCACTCAGCAGACTTGCAGCCTCACAAAACCATGATCTGCAAATGTGTGCAGCCATGTCTTATTTACACATCAGTCATCACT TGACATCTCCTTTGCCACGTGCCTTCATTGACCCAGTCATGGCCCTTCTTTTATCAACCGACCTCGATGTGCAAAAGACGATTTCTCTCGCCTTGGTCAATCTGTTAGTGAAGAATAATG TGTGTAAAGAGTTGGTGATTGAAATGGGGATGCTGGCGCCCATACTGGAGTTATTCCAGTCTGGCGATCCTGCTGCTCAGTGCCACTCTTGTGCCTGTGTTGCCATGCTGGCATCCTCAG aGTCAAATAGAGATGCTTTCTTAGCAGATGGAATCATACCACTTTTAGCTTTGGCAAAATCCTATGATCCAAAGGTGCAGCAGATTGCAACATGGGCTCTGTTACATCTCACACAATCAG atTGGTCAACTAGGATTCTGTGTCAAGCCGGAGCCATCCCTGTTTTGGTTCTTCTGCTACAGTCCTCAGATTCAGAGGTTCAGTTTTACAGCTGCACAGCTCTGTGCCGCATTGCTTCTATCCAGGAGCATCATCCAAAGTTGCTTAGCATTGGGAGTCATTATTTGGCAAAGTCTCTTCTAACGCTCATGTCTTCTTCTGTGCAAAAG aATTCAGCCCAAGCCTGCAGATGCCTGCAGATTCTATCAAAGAACG TACTAGTCCAGGAACAGCTGATGGAGCTCAACTGCGTGCTGCCTCTGAAGGCACTGCTGAAAACCTCGACTCCGATGTGGATAGAGTCGGCCCTCACCCTTTTGTCTACACTGTCTGTACACCCACCAAACAAT GACATCCTGGTGAATGAAGGATTTTTGGAAGAAATCTGTCTGCTGCTTCTAAATCCTAGATCCACTTCTGTAATcatcacacacagctgcaaaATAATCACCGACCTCTGTGGTTCTTGCATGGATGAACAG GCTGTGATGGAAAGTCTGTGCTTATCAGCACTCCTCCGGGCACTTCTGTCTTCCTCCTTGTCAGATGAGACGTTGCAGCATGTGACATCATGCTTACATCATCTGATGACTTGGG ATCTTCTTAGAACTGAGCTGTCCACAACAGTCACCCCGGAGCAAGTTTCAAGACTGGTGAAGCTGGCTGAGCAAACGGGAAGTTCCCAGTTGGCCTACAACTGTGCAGCTATCATTAGCAGATTTGAAATGACAG AGGAGATCGTCCAGTTGCTGAGGCCTCACTACATTACAATGTCCAAGTATCTGTTGCTGTTCCTCAAAAATGAAGGCATTGAATTCCAGCAGCTTGGCATAGATACCATGGTCAAGCTCAAGAGag ATGGAGACTTTGCATCACTGCTGGCGAACAGTGAGCTGGATGTTCAGTTCTGGAAGGTGCATGTGCAGGCAGAGGAAACCAGGCAGCTGCTCCCAATgactctccctccctctctatcTTCGGTTAACTCTTGA